The following are encoded together in the Thermosipho japonicus genome:
- a CDS encoding carboxypeptidase M32, translating to MQELKNHLKKLSKFESALSLLHWDMETYMPPNAVEKRAQIIGEISGYVFEQFISEKTQELIEKAQPNDVESQAILRLVKKEYERMKKIPKELFVELQIETSKAQQAWQNAKKEKDFNLFKPNLKKVVELEKKVIEVLGYEENKYDTLLDQYEPGLKTKQLNEIIPPLRNFLIEFLGKLSQGKQPNTEILKGEYDETLQKRLSEELLKALNYDFNSARLDVSAHPFTISISHNDVRITTRFDKFDIKNSIFSTIHECGHALYELGIPEEYRELPIGDGASMGIHESQSRFWENIVGRSFEFWKFMYPKFVKYFPRFEKIDIKDFWRAINKVERSLIRTEADEVTYNLHIMIRFEIEEALINDRINVDELPLIWNEKMKEYLGISPKNDSEGVLQDVHWAHGSFGYFPSYMLGNLFAAQIFNQMKKDIPDFYQKVGNGDFKPILNWLREKIHSKGKVYQPMELIKMVTGETLNPQYFIDYISEKYKKVYML from the coding sequence ATGCAAGAATTGAAAAATCATCTTAAAAAACTTTCAAAATTTGAAAGCGCTCTTTCGCTTCTTCACTGGGACATGGAAACCTATATGCCACCAAATGCAGTAGAAAAAAGAGCACAAATAATTGGTGAAATATCAGGCTATGTCTTCGAACAATTTATATCAGAAAAAACCCAAGAGTTAATTGAAAAAGCCCAGCCTAATGATGTAGAATCACAAGCCATATTAAGGTTGGTAAAAAAAGAATACGAAAGAATGAAAAAAATTCCAAAAGAGCTTTTTGTAGAACTTCAAATAGAAACTTCAAAAGCTCAGCAAGCATGGCAAAACGCAAAAAAAGAAAAAGATTTCAACTTATTTAAACCCAACTTAAAAAAGGTTGTAGAACTTGAAAAAAAGGTTATAGAAGTCCTTGGATATGAAGAAAATAAATATGATACACTCCTTGACCAATATGAACCAGGATTAAAAACAAAACAACTCAACGAAATCATTCCTCCATTAAGAAACTTCCTTATTGAATTCCTAGGAAAATTAAGTCAAGGGAAACAACCAAATACTGAAATTTTAAAAGGTGAATACGATGAAACTTTGCAAAAAAGACTTTCAGAAGAACTTTTAAAAGCTCTAAATTATGATTTTAATTCTGCAAGACTTGATGTTTCAGCCCATCCATTTACAATTTCAATATCTCACAATGATGTTAGGATCACAACAAGATTTGATAAGTTTGATATAAAAAATTCTATATTCAGTACAATTCACGAATGTGGCCATGCTTTATATGAACTTGGAATTCCAGAAGAATATAGAGAACTTCCAATTGGTGACGGTGCTTCAATGGGAATACATGAAAGTCAATCAAGATTTTGGGAAAATATTGTCGGACGAAGTTTTGAATTTTGGAAATTTATGTATCCAAAATTTGTAAAATATTTCCCCAGATTTGAAAAAATTGACATAAAAGATTTCTGGAGAGCAATAAACAAGGTAGAAAGATCACTAATAAGAACTGAAGCTGATGAAGTAACATACAATCTTCATATTATGATAAGGTTCGAGATAGAAGAAGCATTGATTAACGACAGAATAAATGTTGATGAACTACCTTTAATTTGGAATGAAAAGATGAAAGAATATTTAGGCATCTCACCTAAAAATGACAGCGAAGGAGTTCTCCAAGACGTTCATTGGGCTCACGGTTCATTTGGTTATTTCCCTTCATACATGCTTGGAAATCTTTTTGCAGCACAAATATTTAACCAAATGAAAAAAGATATTCCAGACTTTTATCAAAAAGTTGGAAACGGAGACTTTAAACCCATTTTAAACTGGCTCAGAGAAAAAATTCATTCAAAAGGAAAGGTATATCAGCCAATGGAGTTAATAAAGATGGTAACTGGCGAAACACTTAATCCACAGTATTTTATTGATTATATAAGCGAGAAATACAAAAAAGTTTACATGCTCTGA
- the asnS gene encoding asparagine--tRNA ligase translates to MWVYIKNLKDYIGKEVELRGWVWRSRSSGKIAFINMRDGTGIVQVVVEASSVDEETFKNARKLRMESSLIVRGTVKNEERAPGGVEIHAKEVIPVQIPTEDFPINKPDHSIDYLMEHRHLWLRSRKQMHILNIRDAVLKAIRKFYWENDFVQVDTPIFTGAIGESAGNLFEIDYFDYGKVYLAQTGQLYLEAACMALGRVFNLGPTFRAEKSKTRRHLIEFWMNEAEVAYFEHEDNLKLQENLVSYIVKYVLENAREHLEALNRDISKLEKIEPPFPRITYTEAVKMLQKKGYDIEWGDDFGGDEETEIAKQFDKPVFVTHYPRKAKAFYMQPDPDNPDVVLCDDLIAPEGYGEIIGASQRIHDYDLLVERLKEFNLPVESYDWYLDLRKFGSVPHSGFGLGVERTIAWIAGLEHIREAIPFPRTLYRVHP, encoded by the coding sequence GTGTGGGTATACATTAAAAATCTGAAGGATTATATTGGAAAAGAAGTGGAGCTTAGAGGTTGGGTTTGGAGAAGTAGAAGCAGTGGAAAAATTGCATTTATTAATATGAGGGATGGTACAGGAATAGTACAAGTGGTTGTTGAGGCATCTTCAGTTGATGAAGAAACTTTTAAAAATGCAAGAAAACTTAGAATGGAATCATCTTTGATTGTAAGAGGAACGGTGAAAAATGAAGAGAGAGCACCAGGCGGGGTGGAGATTCATGCAAAAGAGGTAATTCCAGTTCAGATTCCAACGGAAGATTTCCCAATTAATAAGCCTGATCATAGTATTGATTATTTGATGGAACACAGACACTTATGGCTTCGCTCTAGAAAACAGATGCATATTTTAAATATAAGGGATGCAGTTTTAAAAGCTATTAGAAAATTCTATTGGGAAAATGATTTTGTTCAGGTTGATACACCTATTTTCACTGGTGCAATCGGTGAATCTGCAGGTAACCTTTTTGAGATAGATTATTTTGACTATGGAAAGGTGTATCTTGCACAAACTGGGCAGCTTTATTTAGAGGCTGCATGTATGGCTCTTGGGAGAGTATTTAATTTAGGGCCGACATTTAGGGCCGAAAAGTCAAAGACAAGAAGACACCTTATAGAATTTTGGATGAATGAAGCCGAGGTTGCATATTTTGAGCATGAGGATAATCTTAAATTGCAGGAAAACCTTGTCAGCTATATAGTAAAATACGTTCTTGAAAATGCAAGAGAGCATCTTGAAGCTTTAAATAGAGACATTTCAAAACTTGAAAAGATTGAACCACCTTTCCCAAGGATTACTTATACAGAGGCTGTTAAAATGCTCCAAAAGAAAGGATATGATATTGAGTGGGGAGACGATTTTGGCGGAGATGAAGAAACGGAAATAGCAAAGCAATTTGATAAACCTGTATTTGTAACACATTATCCAAGAAAGGCAAAGGCATTTTACATGCAGCCAGATCCGGATAACCCAGACGTTGTATTGTGCGATGATTTGATAGCACCTGAAGGATATGGTGAAATAATAGGGGCTTCACAAAGAATTCATGATTACGATCTTTTGGTTGAAAGATTGAAAGAATTTAACCTTCCTGTTGAATCATACGATTGGTATTTAGATTTAAGAAAGTTTGGATCGGTTCCTCACAGTGGGTTTGGACTTGGTGTTGAAAGAACAATTGCATGGATAGCTGGTCTTGAACATATTAGAGAGGCTATACCATTTCCTAGAACTTTATATAGGGTACATCCATAA
- a CDS encoding HAD family hydrolase, translated as MVFVFDIDGTLLKSDYTVSQETVVAIKSLERNDHTVIFASGRMLVSVKKFLRKFFGKDFPVIAYNGGMVWIPEKGVVFEKSVDFESTKKIIEFLRGKSLHRQIYVDDKLYGEEDNEYIKSYARHADVEYFIVEDLVKLSKEKLPTKILSIADEKVLDNVKDELDKMNLNVDIFKSMNIFLDIVPKNVNKAEALKYLIDKLNCRDQKIVVFGDNHNDIGMFKMADFSVAVGNAIEELKKEADYIAPSNDEDGVYVALSNYFSDIISG; from the coding sequence ATGGTATTCGTTTTTGATATAGATGGAACACTTTTAAAGAGTGATTATACAGTTTCTCAAGAAACAGTAGTTGCAATTAAAAGTCTTGAAAGAAATGACCACACAGTAATATTTGCAAGTGGTAGAATGCTTGTTTCGGTAAAAAAGTTTTTAAGAAAATTTTTTGGAAAAGATTTTCCAGTTATTGCATACAATGGTGGGATGGTATGGATACCAGAAAAAGGTGTGGTATTTGAAAAAAGTGTAGATTTTGAGTCAACAAAGAAAATAATAGAGTTTTTACGTGGAAAATCTCTACATAGGCAAATATATGTTGATGATAAATTATATGGAGAAGAGGATAATGAATATATAAAGTCTTATGCTAGACATGCAGATGTAGAATATTTTATAGTAGAAGATCTAGTAAAACTATCAAAAGAAAAACTTCCCACCAAAATACTTTCCATAGCAGATGAAAAAGTACTAGATAATGTAAAGGATGAACTTGATAAAATGAATTTAAACGTTGATATATTTAAAAGCATGAATATATTTTTGGATATAGTTCCAAAGAATGTAAATAAGGCAGAAGCCTTAAAGTATTTAATAGATAAGTTAAACTGCAGAGATCAAAAGATAGTTGTTTTTGGTGATAATCACAATGATATTGGAATGTTTAAAATGGCCGATTTTTCAGTGGCAGTAGGAAACGCTATTGAAGAACTTAAAAAGGAGGCAGATTATATTGCGCCATCGAATGATGAAGATGGTGTTTATGTTGCTCTTTCTAATTATTTTTCAGACATTATTTCCGGCTAA
- a CDS encoding methylglyoxal synthase, whose amino-acid sequence MLNVALIAHDNKKLDLAMFVKEWKSVFEKCKLYATKSTGKIIEQKIGLKVTKLESGPYGGDLQIGSLIVNGEIDFVIFLRDPLTAQPHEPDVSALLRVCDVHNIPLATNLATAEGLVLEIKRKLEGGE is encoded by the coding sequence ATGCTAAATGTAGCATTAATTGCTCATGATAACAAAAAACTTGACCTTGCAATGTTTGTCAAAGAATGGAAAAGTGTCTTTGAAAAATGCAAGCTTTATGCTACAAAAAGTACTGGAAAGATTATTGAACAAAAGATAGGTTTAAAGGTTACAAAGCTTGAGTCAGGTCCGTACGGAGGAGATTTACAGATTGGTTCACTTATAGTAAATGGTGAGATTGATTTTGTTATTTTTTTAAGAGATCCGCTTACCGCACAACCTCATGAACCAGATGTTTCAGCACTTTTGAGGGTATGTGATGTTCACAATATTCCGCTTGCGACAAATCTTGCTACTGCAGAAGGGTTAGTTTTAGAGATAAAAAGAAAACTTGAAGGGGGAGAATAA
- a CDS encoding MFS transporter has translation MKNYKKLFLLGFGFFGISIVWPLYNAYIPIFLKDFSLSSTSIGFVMTIDNIFAIFMLPLIGVLSDQTRTRLGRRMPYILIGAPLGALFFSLIPFAREMHLLWFFMLNIIFMNFFMALFRSPVIALMPDITPPKYRSQANGIINFMGGLGALLAYFAGKPLYDKNYALPFWLGALIMLIALMLVVVFIKEDEKYKIKEDKKKKIGNVFSKSFSELKVNLKEVFLSKEKSLLMILLSILFWFIGYNALETFFTSYAKFRIGISESTGAFILGFFSLTFMLFSIPAGFIGAKIGRKKTMTIGLSIVILISILSIASVNMINNTSLVTRLLFIYFALGGIGWGMVNVNSLPTVVDMTTEEKLGGYTGLYYFFSMSANIIAPPLAGFFIDILGYDSLLYFSIASFFVATITLQFVRRGDVK, from the coding sequence GTGAAAAACTATAAAAAGCTGTTTTTACTAGGTTTTGGTTTTTTTGGAATAAGTATCGTCTGGCCGTTGTATAACGCCTATATCCCAATTTTTCTAAAAGATTTCTCCCTTTCATCAACCAGTATCGGTTTTGTAATGACCATTGACAACATTTTTGCCATATTTATGTTACCTCTTATCGGTGTATTAAGCGATCAAACAAGAACTAGACTTGGAAGGCGTATGCCATATATTTTGATTGGTGCCCCACTTGGTGCTTTATTTTTCTCATTAATTCCATTTGCTAGAGAAATGCATCTTCTGTGGTTTTTCATGCTGAATATTATTTTTATGAACTTTTTTATGGCCCTTTTTAGATCCCCTGTTATAGCACTTATGCCAGATATAACTCCTCCAAAGTATAGAAGTCAAGCAAATGGAATAATTAATTTCATGGGCGGGCTTGGCGCACTTCTTGCATATTTTGCAGGAAAACCACTCTATGACAAAAATTATGCTTTACCATTTTGGCTTGGTGCACTAATAATGCTAATTGCACTAATGCTTGTTGTAGTATTTATAAAAGAAGACGAAAAGTACAAAATTAAAGAAGATAAGAAAAAGAAAATAGGCAACGTCTTTTCAAAAAGTTTTTCAGAGTTAAAGGTAAATCTAAAGGAAGTATTTTTATCAAAAGAAAAAAGTCTTTTGATGATTTTACTTTCCATACTTTTTTGGTTTATAGGATACAACGCTCTTGAGACGTTCTTTACAAGTTATGCAAAGTTTAGAATAGGAATTAGCGAAAGTACAGGAGCATTTATACTAGGCTTTTTCTCTCTAACATTTATGCTCTTTTCCATTCCCGCAGGTTTCATTGGAGCAAAGATTGGAAGAAAAAAGACCATGACAATTGGTCTTTCAATAGTAATACTTATTTCAATCTTATCAATTGCAAGTGTAAATATGATAAACAATACAAGTCTTGTAACTCGTTTATTATTTATCTATTTTGCACTTGGCGGAATAGGTTGGGGAATGGTTAACGTAAATTCACTTCCAACAGTAGTAGATATGACAACTGAAGAAAAACTGGGGGGTTACACCGGACTTTATTACTTCTTCTCTATGAGTGCGAATATAATTGCACCTCCACTTGCAGGATTTTTTATAGACATTTTAGGATACGATTCGTTACTTTATTTTTCAATAGCATCATTCTTTGTAGCAACTATTACTTTGCAATTTGTTAGAAGAGGCGATGTTAAATAG
- a CDS encoding endonuclease encodes MILKDLYKLLLKAYDNVGKWWPGTSEEIVVTAVLTQNTNWRNVERALENIYKNKTKENLLEYLYELPVDYLAELIKPAGFYNLKARRLKNLLSFLKEYDFELSKIKGLKNLREKLLKINGIGKETADSILLYAFEIPVFVVDAYTKRLLKRMYGINLSEYDDVQSLFYENYPKDVKLFQELHGLIVEHSKAVCRKNPICSECKISDNCKKSI; translated from the coding sequence ATAATATTGAAGGACTTGTATAAATTATTATTAAAAGCATACGATAATGTTGGAAAGTGGTGGCCTGGAACTTCTGAAGAAATAGTTGTTACTGCGGTTTTAACTCAAAATACGAATTGGAGGAATGTTGAAAGAGCACTTGAAAATATTTATAAAAATAAAACTAAAGAAAATTTGCTTGAGTATTTGTATGAATTGCCAGTTGACTATTTAGCAGAGTTAATTAAACCGGCTGGGTTTTATAACTTAAAAGCAAGGCGGTTAAAGAATTTACTTTCATTTCTTAAAGAATATGATTTTGAGCTTTCTAAGATAAAAGGATTAAAAAATCTTCGAGAAAAGCTTTTGAAAATAAATGGAATCGGCAAGGAAACGGCCGATTCCATTTTGCTTTATGCATTTGAAATACCAGTTTTTGTTGTTGATGCTTATACAAAAAGGCTTTTAAAAAGGATGTATGGTATTAATTTGTCAGAGTACGATGATGTTCAAAGTCTTTTCTACGAAAATTATCCTAAAGATGTCAAATTATTTCAAGAACTTCATGGATTGATTGTTGAACACTCTAAAGCGGTTTGTAGGAAAAATCCCATTTGCAGTGAGTGTAAAATTTCCGATAATTGTAAAAAATCTATTTAA
- a CDS encoding Rid family detoxifying hydrolase, with protein MEFINPSNAPKAVGPYSIAVKSNGFVFVSGQLPIVVETGELIKGDIKRATEVIIKNMENILKEAGSSLDKLVKVNVYIRDMSKFSEFNEIYEKLLNGHKPARAVVEVSNLPKDSDIEIEAVAEV; from the coding sequence ATGGAGTTTATTAATCCAAGTAATGCACCAAAGGCAGTAGGACCTTATTCAATAGCTGTAAAAAGTAATGGTTTTGTTTTTGTATCAGGACAACTTCCAATAGTTGTTGAAACGGGTGAATTGATAAAAGGGGATATAAAACGTGCAACGGAAGTTATTATAAAAAATATGGAAAATATATTAAAAGAAGCAGGAAGTAGCCTTGATAAGTTGGTTAAAGTTAATGTGTATATAAGGGATATGTCAAAATTTTCTGAATTTAATGAAATATATGAGAAGCTTTTAAATGGTCACAAACCCGCAAGAGCGGTAGTTGAAGTTTCAAATCTACCAAAAGATTCAGATATAGAGATAGAGGCAGTAGCGGAGGTATAA
- a CDS encoding TM0106 family RecB-like putative nuclease: MQFCVSKIRTLLFCPKKFLNESKEEVFHDPYLEKKTKKVIKNGGKIKKGILSTRLFNFELIASNVEVISNNIEIFIISHRNGKKLYQYHYIEAAAYGYIFSKYTEKKINVIFKSKYYNITMPWKKYLKDFIDIVEELKNYKEISPRINPECKFCKYNLECTNILIKEKNLSLLRGIGSAKLEKLFEHNIFTLDDLIKNKEVVENIFGEKGKRLILQATAFIENKPILISKVERLKNGIFLDIESYHDFHFLFGILKDNEYIPFFSYKKEDEEKTFLQLIDFLIKQNAPIYHYFNYEPIQIKKLATKYKVKNKVKFEFIDIYKIISNSLAIPTISYSLKVLAKYFGFEWRTNLNGSSVIQKFEEYKKSKDKKILKEILMYNEDDVKATKLLFDIVNQFSK; this comes from the coding sequence ATGCAATTTTGCGTTTCAAAAATCAGAACCCTTTTATTTTGTCCCAAAAAATTCCTTAATGAATCAAAAGAAGAAGTTTTTCATGACCCTTATCTTGAAAAAAAGACAAAAAAAGTAATTAAAAACGGTGGAAAAATTAAAAAGGGAATTTTATCTACAAGACTTTTTAATTTTGAGCTTATTGCTTCAAATGTAGAAGTAATTTCTAATAACATTGAAATTTTTATCATTTCTCATAGAAATGGTAAAAAACTCTACCAATATCATTACATAGAAGCTGCTGCATATGGATATATTTTTTCAAAATACACAGAAAAGAAAATAAATGTTATCTTTAAAAGCAAATATTACAACATAACAATGCCCTGGAAAAAATATCTAAAAGATTTTATTGATATAGTTGAAGAATTAAAAAATTACAAAGAAATAAGCCCCAGGATAAACCCCGAATGTAAATTTTGCAAATATAACCTTGAATGCACAAACATCCTAATTAAAGAAAAAAATCTTTCACTACTTCGTGGAATTGGTAGTGCAAAACTGGAAAAATTATTTGAGCATAACATTTTCACGTTAGATGATCTAATAAAAAACAAAGAGGTAGTTGAGAATATATTTGGAGAAAAAGGAAAAAGATTAATACTGCAAGCAACCGCTTTTATTGAAAATAAGCCTATTTTAATCTCAAAAGTTGAAAGATTAAAAAACGGAATATTCTTAGATATTGAAAGCTATCACGATTTTCATTTTTTGTTTGGAATTTTAAAAGATAATGAATATATTCCATTTTTTTCTTACAAAAAAGAAGATGAAGAAAAAACTTTTCTACAGCTAATAGACTTTTTAATAAAACAAAACGCTCCAATTTACCATTATTTTAACTATGAACCAATTCAAATTAAAAAACTTGCCACAAAATACAAAGTGAAAAATAAAGTCAAATTTGAATTTATTGATATATACAAAATAATATCTAATAGTTTAGCAATACCAACAATTTCTTACTCGCTAAAAGTTCTAGCAAAATACTTTGGATTTGAGTGGAGAACAAATTTAAATGGGAGTAGCGTCATACAAAAATTTGAAGAATACAAAAAGTCAAAAGACAAAAAAATACTAAAAGAAATATTAATGTATAACGAAGATGACGTTAAAGCAACCAAACTATTATTTGATATTGTTAACCAATTTTCAAAATAG
- the dnaB gene encoding replicative DNA helicase has product MKNAPHSIEAEQAILGSILIDPETIENIISIVSSRDFFDPRHAEIFKAIEELYDEGIPIDVISICDRLKTKGKLEMVGGEIYVAQLADIVPTSAHAEMYAQIVRDKSVLRALINAASKVVEDAMSDRDVDDILDNAERVIFEIAESKTSKTYLSMDTILHEVFENLENLRTKVKDGITSLITGIPTGFKKLDEMTSGFHKSDLIILAARPSVGKTAFALNIAKNMALHAKAPVGIFSLEMSKEQLAQRLLGMEALIELQKIRRGTLSDEEWQRLLTATGKLYKANIIVDDEANLDPRSLRAKARRMKKEYGIEAIFIDYLQLMSIKSYRENRQQEISEISRSLKLLARELDVSIIALSQLSRAVEQREDKRPRLSDLRESGSIEQDADMVLFLYREQYYKKEKTLDPHETEIIIGKQRNGPIGTVTLLFDPKFTAFFEVDPTHGG; this is encoded by the coding sequence ATGAAAAATGCCCCACACAGTATAGAGGCTGAACAAGCGATATTAGGTAGTATATTAATAGATCCCGAAACAATTGAAAACATTATTTCAATTGTTAGCTCAAGAGATTTTTTCGATCCAAGGCATGCCGAAATATTCAAGGCTATAGAAGAACTATACGATGAGGGTATTCCAATTGATGTAATATCAATTTGTGACCGCCTTAAAACTAAGGGAAAACTTGAAATGGTAGGCGGAGAAATTTATGTTGCACAGCTTGCAGATATAGTACCAACATCTGCACATGCAGAGATGTACGCACAAATCGTTAGGGATAAATCGGTTTTGAGGGCACTCATAAACGCTGCATCCAAGGTAGTAGAAGATGCCATGTCTGATAGAGATGTGGACGACATCTTAGATAATGCAGAAAGAGTAATTTTTGAAATAGCTGAATCAAAAACTTCAAAAACATACCTTTCGATGGACACTATCCTGCATGAAGTTTTCGAAAATTTAGAAAATTTACGAACGAAGGTAAAAGACGGAATAACTAGCTTAATTACTGGTATTCCAACAGGTTTTAAAAAACTAGACGAAATGACATCAGGATTTCATAAATCTGATCTTATTATCTTGGCAGCAAGGCCTAGTGTTGGTAAAACAGCATTTGCACTTAATATAGCAAAAAACATGGCATTACACGCAAAAGCGCCTGTTGGCATTTTCAGTCTTGAAATGAGTAAAGAGCAGCTTGCACAAAGGCTCCTTGGAATGGAAGCATTAATTGAACTTCAAAAAATAAGACGTGGAACATTGAGCGATGAAGAATGGCAAAGGTTGTTGACTGCAACTGGTAAACTCTACAAAGCAAATATAATAGTCGACGATGAAGCAAATCTTGACCCAAGATCACTTCGTGCAAAGGCAAGAAGAATGAAAAAAGAATATGGAATCGAAGCTATCTTTATAGATTATCTTCAATTGATGAGCATAAAATCATATAGAGAAAACAGGCAACAAGAAATATCTGAAATTTCTAGGTCTCTTAAACTTCTTGCTAGAGAACTTGACGTGTCAATAATTGCTTTATCACAACTTTCTCGTGCTGTTGAACAACGTGAAGATAAAAGGCCAAGACTGAGTGATCTAAGAGAGTCCGGTTCAATAGAGCAAGATGCTGATATGGTGTTATTCTTATATAGAGAGCAATATTACAAAAAAGAAAAAACACTTGATCCACACGAAACAGAAATCATTATAGGAAAGCAGAGAAACGGACCTATTGGTACCGTTACTCTCTTATTTGATCCTAAATTTACCGCATTCTTTGAAGTTGATCCAACACATGGAGGGTGA
- the coaD gene encoding pantetheine-phosphate adenylyltransferase — MKAIYPGSFDPITFGHLDIIKRASKIFSEVFVVVMENKRKKYTFSLDERIEMIKECTNNITNIKVDYFNGLLIDYLQKNKIDVIIRGLRAVTDFEYELQMAMANKEMCPHTDTVFLMTDKKYSFISSSLVKEVAYFGGDISRWVPKNVEKKLIQKLRE; from the coding sequence TTGAAGGCTATTTATCCTGGTTCTTTTGACCCAATAACCTTTGGACATTTAGATATAATTAAAAGAGCTTCAAAAATTTTTTCAGAAGTTTTTGTTGTAGTTATGGAAAACAAAAGAAAAAAATACACCTTTAGCCTTGATGAAAGAATTGAAATGATAAAAGAATGTACAAATAATATAACAAATATAAAGGTTGATTATTTTAACGGACTTTTAATTGATTATCTTCAAAAAAATAAAATTGATGTAATTATACGTGGTCTTCGTGCTGTTACTGATTTTGAATATGAACTTCAAATGGCCATGGCAAATAAAGAAATGTGCCCACATACTGACACAGTTTTTTTAATGACTGATAAAAAATATTCATTTATATCATCAAGTCTTGTGAAGGAAGTAGCTTATTTTGGTGGAGATATTTCAAGATGGGTTCCAAAAAATGTTGAAAAAAAACTAATACAAAAACTCAGGGAGTGA